In Tsuneonella dongtanensis, a single window of DNA contains:
- a CDS encoding MmgE/PrpD family protein, translating into MSATSDLVAFAAARHALPAEVRAATERFVADTLAVGAAGWSGPGLDGVLATAKGWGEGAACRLVGDAHARLPANGAAYVNCFAMHCLEWDAVHEGAVVHAMTAVVPAVLAAIDRAEAPVQPDDAMAAIAVGVDIAAGLGVAASSPLRFFRPAITGIYGAAAAVARIEGLDEAQFADVLGLAHAHAAGTMQAHTEGSIALPLQFANAARGAIHAVDLVKNGLTGPHDPFEGPFGHFALFEDGNLEDYTRDLGRWRIAEMCVKPYPSGRASHAVLGALADLENREVAKVVAHVPPLIRHLVDRPHRPDMTPAYARLCLPFLCALMLTERAIDPRRFTPDAFADPALAALATRVEIRDDGNDDPNAMAPQRVEVEFADGERRDIAIPVTLGSPERLLDSRQSAAKYGLCRELASRTCDPRIFDDPIGYLVNA; encoded by the coding sequence ATGAGCGCAACCTCCGACCTCGTCGCCTTTGCCGCCGCCCGCCACGCCTTGCCGGCCGAAGTGCGCGCTGCGACCGAGCGTTTCGTTGCAGATACGCTGGCCGTCGGAGCTGCCGGCTGGAGCGGACCGGGACTTGATGGCGTACTCGCCACCGCGAAAGGCTGGGGCGAGGGCGCGGCCTGCCGCCTGGTCGGCGATGCCCACGCGCGCTTGCCCGCAAACGGCGCCGCCTACGTCAACTGTTTTGCGATGCACTGCCTCGAATGGGACGCGGTCCACGAGGGCGCGGTGGTCCACGCGATGACCGCGGTGGTTCCGGCAGTGCTTGCCGCAATCGACCGGGCCGAAGCGCCGGTGCAACCGGACGATGCCATGGCGGCCATCGCGGTCGGCGTGGATATCGCAGCCGGGCTGGGCGTTGCGGCGAGCAGTCCGCTCCGCTTCTTCCGCCCCGCCATCACCGGCATCTACGGCGCCGCCGCTGCTGTCGCGCGGATAGAGGGTCTGGACGAGGCGCAGTTTGCCGACGTTTTGGGCCTCGCGCATGCGCATGCCGCGGGGACCATGCAGGCGCACACGGAGGGGTCGATCGCGCTGCCGCTCCAGTTCGCGAACGCCGCTCGCGGCGCGATCCATGCGGTCGATCTCGTCAAGAACGGTCTGACCGGCCCGCACGATCCGTTCGAGGGGCCATTCGGCCATTTCGCGCTGTTCGAGGACGGTAATCTCGAGGACTACACTCGCGATCTCGGTCGCTGGCGCATCGCCGAGATGTGCGTGAAGCCTTACCCCTCGGGCCGGGCGAGCCATGCCGTGCTGGGCGCGCTTGCGGACCTTGAGAACCGCGAGGTGGCGAAGGTCGTCGCCCATGTCCCCCCGTTGATCCGCCATCTGGTCGACCGGCCCCACAGGCCCGACATGACGCCTGCGTATGCGCGGCTGTGCCTGCCGTTCCTCTGCGCCCTGATGCTGACCGAGCGAGCGATCGACCCGCGGCGCTTTACGCCCGATGCGTTCGCCGACCCGGCACTCGCCGCACTCGCCACGCGGGTGGAAATCCGCGACGACGGCAACGACGACCCCAATGCGATGGCGCCGCAGCGCGTCGAGGTGGAATTCGCGGACGGCGAGCGAAGGGACATCGCCATTCCCGTCACTCTCGGCTCCCCGGAGCGCTTGCTCGATTCACGACAGTCGGCGGCGAAGTACGGCCTTTGCCGCGAACTCGCGTCGCGGACGTGCGACCCGCGCATTTTCGACGACCCGATCGGCTATCTGGTGAACGCATGA
- a CDS encoding enoyl-CoA hydratase/isomerase family protein, whose protein sequence is MSVRLERHGEAAHLVIDRAAKRNSMTQDMWLAMPGLVEQAVADRSVKVLVVRAAEPGPFCAGADLGEFMAHADDVDWLTESQHAINRTQRAVARAALPTVAFVEGDCIGGGCGLAVACDLRVATPAARFAVTPAKLGLIYPLHDVKLLVDLIGPGQAKRLMFTGAIIGAAEAHRIGLVEAIADGPGEMVDAIAAVSPFSVRETKELVRRVGDGQSEDDDYTWTTFAGAFQGSDFREGVGAFLAKRKARFER, encoded by the coding sequence ATGAGTGTGCGGCTGGAGCGTCACGGGGAGGCGGCGCACCTCGTGATCGACCGTGCGGCGAAGCGCAATTCGATGACTCAGGACATGTGGTTGGCGATGCCCGGCCTCGTCGAGCAGGCGGTGGCCGACCGCTCGGTCAAGGTGCTGGTGGTGCGCGCCGCCGAGCCCGGGCCGTTCTGCGCCGGGGCCGACCTCGGCGAATTCATGGCGCATGCCGACGACGTGGACTGGCTTACCGAGAGCCAGCACGCCATCAATCGCACCCAGCGCGCGGTCGCTCGAGCGGCGCTGCCGACGGTCGCCTTCGTCGAGGGCGATTGCATCGGCGGCGGGTGCGGACTGGCGGTGGCGTGCGACTTGCGCGTTGCAACGCCCGCCGCGCGGTTCGCGGTAACCCCGGCGAAGCTCGGCCTCATCTACCCGCTCCACGACGTGAAATTGCTCGTCGACCTGATCGGGCCGGGGCAGGCCAAGCGGCTGATGTTTACGGGTGCGATCATCGGCGCCGCCGAAGCCCATCGCATTGGGCTGGTCGAAGCGATCGCGGACGGTCCGGGCGAGATGGTCGACGCGATCGCGGCCGTCTCGCCGTTCTCGGTGCGCGAAACCAAGGAGCTCGTCCGCCGCGTCGGCGACGGCCAGTCCGAGGACGACGACTATACATGGACCACCTTTGCCGGTGCGTTCCAGGGCAGCGACTTCCGCGAGGGCGTCGGTGCCTTTCTCGCCAAGCGCAAGGCCCGGTTCGAGCGATGA
- a CDS encoding phenylacetate--CoA ligase family protein, with protein MSHPTYLETLDVRRLLEDYPIGDAFTARYAGMSRDELFALQDVRFRTLMKRGWEIPFYRRLWGAQGIEPGDIAGLADIARLPTYDKSDLMASIAEHPPLGDFHGRGESPVVMHTTSGTTGRPQVLLFGPKGREVGNLLVARMYRWIGIDHTDVVHSVYGHGMINGGHYIREAVTHFTNALFLSAGTGVETRSAQQVRLMADFGATVAVGFVDYIRKLAEVAEAEGVKDQIPLRVIIGHLGTEDRAAIERVWPGSKAYDWYGVGDTGSIAGEGPDRDGLYVWEDAHYLELLDVDSGAPVDTGGTGDMVVTCLYKDDVAPCIRFNTHDVTHELAGRGELAFKRIAGFEGRSDNMVKLRGINVFPHAVAALIEDRADLTGEYVCRIRRDAGGRDSMEVELESRGGSDVGQIAELLRRGLGVEVEVVLCEPGGTAAATQVDVRQKPLRLIDERGL; from the coding sequence ATGAGCCATCCGACCTACCTCGAAACGCTCGACGTGCGGCGGCTGCTCGAAGATTATCCGATCGGCGACGCCTTCACCGCGCGATATGCGGGTATGAGCCGCGACGAGCTCTTCGCGCTGCAAGACGTGCGCTTCCGCACCCTGATGAAGCGGGGCTGGGAAATTCCCTTCTACCGCAGGCTCTGGGGCGCGCAGGGTATCGAACCGGGCGACATCGCGGGCCTGGCCGACATCGCCAGGCTGCCAACATACGACAAGTCGGACCTGATGGCCTCGATCGCCGAACACCCGCCGCTCGGCGATTTCCACGGACGCGGGGAATCGCCGGTGGTCATGCACACCACCAGCGGCACGACCGGGCGACCGCAGGTGCTGCTGTTCGGCCCAAAGGGACGCGAGGTCGGCAACCTGCTCGTCGCGCGCATGTATCGCTGGATCGGGATCGACCACACCGACGTCGTCCACTCGGTCTACGGCCACGGCATGATCAACGGTGGGCACTACATCCGCGAGGCGGTGACCCACTTCACCAACGCGTTGTTCCTGTCCGCGGGTACAGGCGTCGAGACGCGATCAGCGCAGCAGGTGCGCTTGATGGCCGACTTCGGCGCGACGGTGGCGGTGGGCTTCGTCGACTACATCCGCAAGCTGGCCGAGGTCGCCGAGGCGGAGGGCGTCAAAGACCAAATCCCCCTGCGGGTGATCATCGGCCACCTCGGCACCGAGGACCGCGCGGCGATCGAACGCGTCTGGCCGGGATCGAAGGCCTACGACTGGTACGGGGTCGGAGACACCGGATCGATCGCCGGCGAGGGCCCGGACCGTGACGGGCTCTACGTGTGGGAAGACGCGCACTACCTCGAACTGCTCGACGTCGACAGCGGCGCTCCGGTCGATACTGGCGGAACCGGGGACATGGTCGTCACCTGCCTCTACAAGGACGACGTGGCGCCCTGCATCCGCTTCAACACCCATGATGTGACCCACGAACTGGCGGGCCGCGGCGAGCTCGCGTTCAAGCGCATCGCGGGTTTCGAGGGGCGCAGCGACAACATGGTCAAGCTGCGCGGGATCAACGTGTTTCCGCACGCAGTCGCCGCACTGATAGAGGACCGTGCCGACCTCACCGGCGAATACGTCTGCCGCATCCGCCGCGATGCAGGCGGGCGCGACAGCATGGAAGTCGAGCTTGAAAGTCGCGGTGGCAGCGACGTGGGGCAGATCGCGGAACTGCTGCGACGCGGCCTCGGTGTGGAGGTTGAGGTGGTGCTTTGCGAGCCAGGTGGCACGGCAGCGGCAACGCAGGTCGACGTACGCCAGAAGCCCTTGCGCCTGATTGACGAGCGCGGTCTGTGA
- a CDS encoding VOC family protein codes for MRALLAALVLLAAAPALAQAAPAGGKSDGTVMRRTTLLVHDIDRSARFYEILGFAKWYVGKPGTVREGGLPVKGVKVGDPSRFIIMKGKDPYLGMIGLLQYGPKRKPAKFALRVGDPVLMIEIAGMDRVAATLAAEGFAIHKAPETTRVESVGSAWDAKFMFAIDPDGHMLELTERLN; via the coding sequence ATGAGGGCCTTGCTCGCCGCGCTGGTACTGCTCGCCGCCGCCCCGGCGCTGGCGCAAGCGGCACCGGCCGGCGGCAAGAGCGACGGTACGGTCATGCGCCGTACCACGCTGCTGGTGCACGATATCGACCGTTCGGCCCGCTTCTACGAAATCCTCGGCTTCGCGAAATGGTACGTCGGAAAGCCCGGCACAGTGCGCGAAGGCGGTTTGCCGGTGAAGGGCGTGAAGGTCGGCGACCCGAGCCGTTTCATCATCATGAAGGGCAAGGACCCCTATCTCGGGATGATCGGACTGCTCCAGTACGGGCCCAAACGGAAGCCGGCGAAGTTCGCGCTGCGCGTCGGTGATCCAGTGCTGATGATAGAGATCGCCGGCATGGACCGGGTGGCTGCAACGCTTGCCGCAGAAGGCTTCGCGATCCACAAGGCGCCCGAGACGACGCGTGTGGAGAGCGTCGGCAGCGCATGGGATGCCAAGTTCATGTTCGCGATCGACCCCGATGGCCACATGCTCGAGCTGACCGAGCGGCTCAATTGA
- a CDS encoding REDY-like protein HapK, producing MRIVCLFNLKDGASREDYEAWARGTDIPGVNALGSVRGFTVHRSTGVFGSDAKPPYDYIEVIDIHGMDDFVADVSDPEFQKVAAAFGEFADNPVFILTEDL from the coding sequence ATGCGCATAGTCTGCCTGTTCAACCTCAAGGACGGCGCCAGCCGCGAGGACTACGAGGCCTGGGCGCGCGGGACCGACATTCCCGGCGTCAATGCGCTCGGCAGCGTGCGCGGGTTCACCGTCCACCGCTCGACCGGAGTATTCGGGTCGGATGCGAAGCCGCCCTACGACTACATCGAGGTGATCGATATCCACGGCATGGACGATTTCGTGGCGGACGTGTCCGATCCCGAGTTCCAGAAGGTCGCGGCGGCTTTCGGCGAGTTCGCCGACAACCCGGTCTTCATCCTGACCGAAGACCTGTGA
- a CDS encoding GntR family transcriptional regulator, with amino-acid sequence MTQPAALAERREPPRYLQLAGELRSQIMAGKFAARDAFPTESELCQQYGVSRFTVREALRRLQNEGLISRKRGSGTVVQPAAARGGALHQPLSNVGEILQYARDTQVAYEPKGKGALPRKVAEQIAADTAGHWTVFRGTRRHEGDALPIAVIDAYFHQRLDDAVAQFDLGAGTLFSQIEAFAGVTVGTVTQDIQAVAAPSDVAEALGIARRAPVLRILRCYHDPAGKLFEISVSHHPGDRFAYSMHIDVDG; translated from the coding sequence TTGACCCAGCCGGCCGCGCTTGCCGAACGTCGCGAACCCCCGCGCTACCTCCAGCTTGCGGGCGAACTGCGCAGCCAGATCATGGCGGGCAAGTTTGCCGCGCGCGATGCGTTTCCCACCGAAAGCGAACTCTGCCAGCAGTACGGCGTCAGCCGGTTCACCGTGCGCGAAGCGCTGCGGCGGCTGCAGAACGAAGGCCTCATTTCGCGCAAGCGTGGTTCGGGCACGGTCGTCCAGCCAGCGGCGGCGCGCGGCGGGGCGCTGCACCAACCGCTGTCGAACGTCGGAGAAATCCTCCAGTACGCGCGCGACACGCAGGTCGCCTACGAGCCGAAGGGCAAGGGCGCGCTCCCGCGCAAGGTTGCCGAGCAGATCGCCGCCGACACCGCGGGCCACTGGACGGTTTTTCGCGGCACCCGCCGCCACGAGGGCGACGCGCTGCCGATCGCAGTGATCGACGCCTATTTCCACCAGCGCCTGGATGATGCGGTCGCTCAATTCGACCTCGGCGCCGGCACCTTGTTCTCGCAGATCGAGGCATTCGCCGGGGTCACGGTCGGCACCGTCACGCAGGATATCCAGGCGGTCGCCGCGCCGTCCGATGTCGCCGAGGCACTCGGCATCGCCCGCCGCGCACCGGTGCTGCGCATCCTGCGCTGCTACCACGACCCCGCGGGCAAGCTGTTCGAGATTTCGGTCAGCCACCACCCGGGCGACCGGTTCGCCTACTCGATGCATATCGACGTGGACGGCTGA
- a CDS encoding DUF1838 family protein produces the protein MIRAALPLVAALALSMPAAAQQLDPKNPDDAFRMNTKQFCSLKEGEWAVHYWEGTVYSRIRGEKDRHLLDVAAMSMRQCKPFSDPVKGPGSRSVNREIVFYMEPGTKKVLDTWKNPFTNEEVEVVHVHNDPVNARAPSYARNDDGSPRAEFDDFVMDGYAYSGGGAALLFYDNPLAGDYQDFVGNKYQASEFLTAVMPMADVLDAKATRVRDNVFSWGRISRWMPWMKMGGREGLLVHYMGGLRLDSYDQLPDWMKKEVETRFPVYTTPPPVDDTRPNETSWTVFKKHIDEKRAAEAAKPKAE, from the coding sequence ATGATCCGCGCAGCCCTGCCCCTCGTCGCCGCGCTCGCGCTCTCGATGCCCGCCGCGGCCCAGCAGCTCGATCCGAAGAACCCTGACGACGCGTTCCGCATGAACACCAAGCAGTTCTGCTCGCTGAAGGAAGGCGAGTGGGCGGTCCATTACTGGGAAGGCACCGTCTACAGCCGCATACGCGGGGAGAAGGACCGCCACCTGCTCGACGTCGCAGCGATGAGCATGCGTCAGTGCAAGCCGTTCTCCGATCCGGTCAAGGGCCCCGGCTCGCGCAGCGTCAATCGGGAAATCGTGTTTTACATGGAGCCTGGCACCAAGAAGGTGCTCGACACCTGGAAGAACCCCTTCACCAACGAAGAGGTCGAGGTGGTCCATGTCCACAACGACCCCGTGAATGCCCGCGCGCCCTCCTATGCGCGCAACGACGATGGGTCGCCCCGTGCGGAGTTCGACGACTTCGTGATGGACGGATACGCCTATTCGGGCGGCGGCGCGGCTCTGCTGTTCTACGACAACCCTCTCGCGGGCGACTATCAGGACTTCGTCGGCAACAAGTACCAGGCTTCCGAATTCCTCACGGCGGTTATGCCGATGGCCGACGTCCTCGACGCCAAGGCCACCCGGGTGCGCGACAACGTGTTCTCGTGGGGCCGGATCAGCCGCTGGATGCCGTGGATGAAGATGGGCGGTCGCGAGGGTCTGCTGGTCCACTACATGGGCGGACTGCGGCTCGACAGCTACGACCAGTTACCGGACTGGATGAAGAAGGAAGTCGAAACGCGCTTCCCGGTCTACACCACCCCGCCGCCGGTCGACGACACCCGTCCCAACGAGACGAGCTGGACGGTGTTCAAGAAGCACATCGACGAAAAGCGCGCAGCCGAAGCCGCCAAGCCCAAAGCCGAATGA
- a CDS encoding SDR family NAD(P)-dependent oxidoreductase has protein sequence MRFAGKTVVVTGSGRHKGLGQGILQRFADEGANCVVSDVRIGDEAEEVAQELRGRGAQAIAIACDVSDPAQCDALVVAAAAEFGAVDVMVNNAGIGFMMKPFLDVDPADWAKVIAVNLSGAFYCTKAAAKDMVRRGEGGRIVNIASQAAKTGFPHLPAYVSSKHGMIGLTRASAVELGAHGITVNAVCPNHVTTALGAEQNEYFSKLLGFPTVEAYLANMAAKNPMGRPGLPSDTASAVAWLASDEAVYVTGEALNVSGGEEMH, from the coding sequence ATGCGCTTCGCAGGCAAGACCGTGGTCGTCACCGGCTCGGGGCGCCACAAGGGGCTGGGGCAGGGCATCCTCCAGCGTTTCGCCGACGAGGGCGCGAACTGCGTCGTTTCCGACGTGAGGATCGGCGACGAGGCCGAGGAGGTTGCCCAAGAATTGCGAGGACGCGGAGCGCAGGCCATCGCGATCGCTTGCGATGTCTCCGACCCGGCGCAATGCGATGCGCTCGTGGTGGCAGCGGCGGCGGAGTTCGGCGCAGTCGACGTAATGGTCAACAACGCCGGCATCGGTTTCATGATGAAGCCGTTCCTCGATGTCGATCCGGCCGACTGGGCCAAGGTCATCGCGGTCAACCTGTCGGGCGCGTTCTACTGCACGAAGGCTGCGGCAAAGGACATGGTCCGGCGCGGCGAGGGAGGGCGCATCGTGAACATCGCCAGCCAGGCCGCCAAGACCGGGTTCCCGCATCTTCCCGCCTACGTCAGTTCTAAGCACGGCATGATCGGCCTGACGCGGGCCTCGGCGGTCGAACTCGGTGCGCACGGCATCACCGTCAACGCGGTGTGTCCCAACCACGTGACAACCGCGCTCGGGGCTGAGCAAAACGAGTATTTCTCCAAGCTCCTCGGCTTTCCGACCGTGGAGGCCTACCTCGCCAACATGGCGGCGAAAAACCCGATGGGCCGCCCCGGCCTGCCAAGCGATACCGCGAGCGCGGTGGCATGGCTCGCCAGCGACGAAGCGGTATACGTGACCGGCGAGGCGCTCAACGTCTCGGGCGGCGAGGAAATGCACTGA
- a CDS encoding VOC family protein, whose protein sequence is MKAGAIVGGVVTVPDLDAALADYRDLLGLSLVEENTVGEALAESWGCQGNAASRMATLRPTSGSHCFLRLVEQPMPPGYRPTTTYGWNSFEITVEDVFDWPDRLAGSGFEVVGPPREIPGLPYFVAMQVVGTGGEMIYLNESRADTPTNDMPKAKSPVDHLFIVILGTPDRAASVAWYRDRLGFDEGASYVIEYTMINRAFGLPAGTTSGLTMIQNGRMPIVEIDDYPPQASVRPRRDGKLPPGNALVSLAVADLDRCDCAWIVPPQVHGAPLYRGRRSATTVGAAGELVELVEIAEA, encoded by the coding sequence ATGAAGGCGGGCGCGATCGTCGGCGGGGTGGTGACGGTGCCCGATCTCGACGCGGCGCTCGCGGACTATCGCGACCTGCTCGGCTTGTCGCTCGTCGAAGAGAACACGGTCGGCGAGGCCCTGGCGGAAAGCTGGGGGTGTCAGGGCAATGCCGCGAGCCGCATGGCGACGCTGCGGCCGACGAGCGGATCGCACTGCTTTCTCCGGCTGGTGGAACAGCCGATGCCGCCCGGCTATCGTCCGACGACCACATATGGCTGGAACTCGTTCGAGATCACCGTTGAGGACGTGTTCGACTGGCCGGATAGGCTCGCGGGAAGCGGGTTCGAGGTGGTCGGCCCGCCGCGCGAGATACCCGGACTTCCCTACTTCGTCGCGATGCAGGTCGTGGGGACCGGCGGCGAAATGATCTACCTCAACGAGAGTCGCGCGGACACGCCGACCAACGACATGCCCAAGGCCAAGTCTCCGGTGGATCACCTTTTCATCGTGATCCTCGGCACGCCGGATCGGGCGGCGAGCGTCGCGTGGTACCGCGACCGGCTCGGCTTCGACGAGGGCGCGAGCTACGTGATCGAGTACACGATGATCAACCGCGCGTTCGGGCTGCCGGCGGGCACGACATCGGGACTGACGATGATCCAGAATGGCCGCATGCCCATCGTCGAGATCGACGATTACCCTCCGCAGGCATCGGTCCGACCACGTCGTGATGGAAAGTTGCCGCCCGGGAACGCGCTGGTCAGCCTGGCGGTTGCCGATCTCGACCGATGCGATTGCGCGTGGATCGTGCCGCCGCAGGTGCACGGCGCGCCGCTCTATCGCGGGCGGCGTAGCGCGACGACCGTGGGCGCGGCGGGCGAACTGGTCGAGCTGGTGGAGATCGCCGAAGCCTAG
- a CDS encoding polysaccharide deacetylase family protein: MQEERIDWPNGAKLALSLVVNVEEGSEQSVARGDKGMEPVDELGVFVKGAIRNYANESNYLYGIKAGAPRVVRLLKDRGLAASWTVAAQSLENHPELARAIVDLGHEPVSHGYRWIHQFRMDEEAERAFIRQAVQSIEKTCGVRPYGWLSRYLLTDNTRRLLVEEGFSYHMDDFSGDVPFWDRDTVPGRPIAIVPYQVDTNDMKFWTDPAYSPDDWLTYAKRNFDQLMKEGEAGNPKMMSVGLHLRIIGRPGRIWALEAFLDYVAQHGDSVWVTTRKAIADHLAAVDLA; this comes from the coding sequence ATGCAAGAGGAGCGCATCGACTGGCCGAACGGCGCGAAGTTGGCGCTGTCGCTGGTCGTCAATGTCGAGGAAGGGTCCGAGCAATCGGTCGCGCGCGGCGACAAGGGGATGGAGCCCGTCGACGAACTGGGTGTGTTCGTGAAGGGCGCGATCCGCAACTACGCCAACGAATCGAACTACCTCTACGGCATCAAGGCCGGCGCGCCGCGGGTCGTGAGGCTGCTGAAGGACCGTGGCCTCGCGGCGAGCTGGACGGTTGCGGCGCAAAGTCTGGAAAACCACCCCGAGCTCGCCCGTGCGATAGTCGATCTGGGGCACGAGCCGGTCAGCCACGGCTACCGCTGGATCCACCAGTTCCGCATGGACGAGGAGGCCGAGCGCGCCTTCATCCGGCAGGCCGTGCAAAGCATCGAGAAAACCTGCGGCGTCCGGCCCTACGGCTGGCTCAGCCGCTATCTCCTCACCGACAACACCCGGCGTTTGCTGGTCGAGGAGGGCTTTTCGTATCACATGGATGATTTCAGCGGCGACGTGCCGTTCTGGGATCGGGACACGGTGCCGGGACGGCCGATCGCTATCGTGCCCTACCAGGTCGATACCAACGACATGAAGTTCTGGACCGACCCGGCCTATTCGCCGGACGACTGGCTGACGTATGCGAAGCGTAATTTCGACCAACTGATGAAGGAGGGCGAGGCAGGCAACCCGAAGATGATGAGCGTCGGTCTGCACCTGCGCATAATCGGGCGGCCAGGGCGCATCTGGGCGCTGGAGGCCTTCCTCGATTACGTCGCGCAGCATGGTGACAGCGTATGGGTCACCACCCGCAAGGCGATCGCCGACCACCTCGCCGCGGTCGATTTGGCATGA
- a CDS encoding alpha/beta fold hydrolase: MIRRRDVLTGGLAMMAGLAAPALALPEPAGQVRRSYLDGPFGQVHVRIAGKHEKAPPLVLLHQTPLSGRMFERIMPALALDRLVVAVDTPGYGESDRPEERPSLAGYGDAILAALRPRFGKRFDMLGYHTGAVIAADLSARTSAVRRLVLVSFPLFGTERREALLAQLAAPEEPYSDDGSHLLPMWKGTMSVRPKAQSMDDAARLVAEKLRPGPYREWALLSAMERDLAPMLAAIRVPTLAVAPHDGLQDATKDAARLVPGSDFADLPDAGYGLFDAAPDAIAGLVTPFLDRR; the protein is encoded by the coding sequence TTGATCCGCCGCCGGGACGTCCTGACCGGCGGCCTTGCCATGATGGCGGGTCTTGCCGCACCGGCACTCGCCCTGCCCGAGCCTGCGGGACAAGTGCGCCGCAGCTATCTGGACGGTCCTTTCGGACAAGTGCACGTGCGCATCGCCGGCAAACACGAAAAGGCACCTCCGCTCGTCTTGCTCCACCAGACCCCCCTCTCGGGCCGGATGTTCGAGCGTATCATGCCCGCATTGGCGCTCGACCGTCTGGTCGTCGCGGTCGACACGCCGGGTTACGGAGAGAGCGACCGGCCAGAGGAGCGACCATCGCTCGCGGGCTATGGCGATGCCATCCTCGCAGCTCTCCGCCCGCGCTTCGGCAAGCGGTTCGACATGCTCGGCTATCACACAGGAGCGGTGATTGCGGCGGACCTCTCTGCGCGCACCAGCGCGGTGCGGCGCCTGGTGTTGGTCTCATTCCCGCTTTTCGGGACCGAGCGCCGCGAGGCGTTGCTTGCGCAACTGGCAGCACCCGAGGAACCTTATTCCGACGACGGCTCGCACCTGCTGCCGATGTGGAAAGGCACGATGTCCGTCCGCCCGAAGGCGCAGTCGATGGACGATGCGGCGCGTCTCGTCGCCGAGAAGTTGCGTCCCGGCCCTTATCGCGAATGGGCGCTGCTCTCCGCGATGGAGCGCGACCTGGCGCCCATGCTCGCGGCGATCCGGGTTCCCACGCTTGCAGTCGCGCCGCACGACGGTTTGCAGGATGCGACAAAAGACGCCGCGCGTCTGGTGCCCGGGAGTGACTTTGCCGACCTGCCGGACGCCGGTTACGGCCTGTTCGACGCCGCGCCGGATGCAATCGCTGGCCTGGTCACCCCCTTCCTCGACAGGCGCTAG
- a CDS encoding amidase codes for MSDRFNAFVDTDPDAAPGNGPLAGVRVGIKSNIAVAGLPWTAGMGLRRGIIAERDAEVVARLRRAGAAILGTLNMHEAALGSTTDNPFYGRTINPHREGFTPGGSSGGSGAAVTAGLCDLALGTDTLGSVRIPAAYCGVYGLKPTAGAVPQDGLVVLDARLDAIGPLARDLDTLAAGWRTIADRPGEAVQFQRAFTLADPSGVELEPQVRDAWRRALAAIDLPRGQVELPASLESIRLAAFAGIGRAIAEDLGPDIDGDGISKELHFVINAALGMPFDEELLARAKSAIVEALGEDGVLVLPTAPQVAFAHTPRPPASQPLFTGLANVAGLPALACPAGRDDSGLPLSVQLIGPAGSEPGLIDLARRIEPALGGFVAPPAFQGEPQCA; via the coding sequence GTGAGCGATCGTTTTAATGCCTTCGTCGACACCGATCCGGACGCGGCACCCGGCAACGGCCCGCTGGCTGGCGTTCGTGTCGGCATCAAATCGAATATCGCGGTCGCGGGCCTGCCGTGGACCGCCGGGATGGGCCTGCGCCGTGGCATCATCGCAGAGCGCGATGCAGAGGTTGTCGCGCGCCTCCGCAGGGCGGGCGCGGCGATCCTCGGCACGCTCAACATGCACGAGGCCGCGCTCGGCTCGACCACCGACAACCCGTTCTACGGCCGCACTATCAACCCGCACCGCGAAGGCTTTACCCCGGGCGGTTCGTCGGGCGGCAGCGGCGCTGCGGTGACGGCGGGCCTGTGCGACCTTGCGCTCGGAACAGACACGCTGGGGTCGGTCCGCATCCCGGCGGCCTATTGTGGGGTCTACGGCCTCAAGCCGACCGCGGGCGCGGTGCCGCAGGACGGCCTGGTAGTGCTCGACGCCCGGCTCGATGCGATCGGCCCGCTGGCGCGCGACCTCGACACATTGGCGGCCGGCTGGCGGACGATCGCCGACCGGCCGGGCGAAGCGGTGCAGTTTCAGCGCGCCTTTACCCTCGCCGACCCTTCCGGCGTGGAGCTCGAGCCGCAGGTCCGCGACGCCTGGCGGAGGGCGCTCGCCGCGATTGACCTTCCGCGCGGGCAGGTCGAGCTACCTGCCTCGCTCGAATCGATCCGCCTTGCCGCCTTCGCCGGAATCGGCCGTGCGATCGCGGAAGACCTTGGCCCTGACATCGACGGCGACGGCATCTCGAAGGAGTTGCACTTCGTCATCAATGCGGCGCTGGGCATGCCCTTCGACGAGGAACTGCTCGCTCGCGCGAAATCGGCCATTGTCGAGGCGCTGGGCGAAGATGGAGTGCTGGTCCTCCCGACCGCGCCACAGGTTGCCTTCGCGCATACCCCGCGCCCGCCTGCGTCCCAGCCACTGTTCACAGGTCTCGCGAACGTTGCCGGACTGCCCGCGCTGGCCTGTCCCGCGGGCCGCGACGACAGCGGCCTTCCGCTTAGCGTTCAACTCATCGGCCCGGCGGGAAGCGAGCCCGGCCTGATCGATCTCGCTCGCCGCATCGAACCCGCGCTCGGAGGCTTCGTCGCCCCGCCTGCATTCCAAGGAGAACCGCAATGCGCATAG